Proteins found in one Crassostrea angulata isolate pt1a10 chromosome 3, ASM2561291v2, whole genome shotgun sequence genomic segment:
- the LOC128178115 gene encoding universal stress protein YxiE-like: protein MSSESESVMANIGPNIGERRNVLIAMDGSDYAEGAFNWYMEHVHRADEDHALLVNIADHSHSLTHGSAWMSADPKLVEHAIREEEKKAKEMEKKLEGYLVETGIEGQVIITKGDPGPTLIKLADEFNAAYIVTGTRGHGKIRRTILGSVSDYVMHHSHVPVLIYRS, encoded by the exons ATGAGCTCAGAATCTGAGAGTGTGATGGCTAACATCGGGCCGAACATTGGAGAGAGGAGGAATGTCCTTATCGCCATGGACGGGAGCGACTACGCGGAAGGAGCATTCAATT GGTACATGGAACATGTCCATCGGGCAGATGAAGACCACGCCCTCCTTGTGAACATTGCAGACCACAGCCACAGCCTAACTCACGGGT CTGCCTGGATGTCTGCTGATCCGAAATTAGTTGAGCATGCCATTCGTGAAGAGGAAAAGAAAGCAAAAGAAATGGAGAAAAAGCTGGAGGGATATCTTGTAGAGACTGGC ATAGAGGGACAAGTCATCATTACAAAGGGGGATCCAGGACCTACTTTAATCAAACTAGCGGATGAATTCAACGCTGCCTACATAGTTACAGGAACCAGGGGTCACGGGAAAATAAGACGGACTATTTTAGGAAGCGTTAGTGATTATGTGATGCATCATTCCCATGTGCCTGTTCTCATTTATAGGAGTTAG